Genomic window (Neurospora crassa OR74A linkage group VI, whole genome shotgun sequence):
CGACAATGACAACCGCGACTTTGGTGTCATTCTCTATCGGGTACGCGCCATAGGCGGCGTTAGGAAAGTGCTCCTTGACGTAGGCTGAAAGCCCCTTGACCGTGGATTTTCTGCAATTGGTATCAGCCCTGCCCTTCGCTCCTCAAATGTTGCAGGGGTTCTTGTTTTCCTTACACCAGGTCGGTCTGTTCGCCTTCTAGGACGTGACTCTGAACATCGCTGGCTTTCTGCAGTCGCTTGGGTTATTGACTTGTTCCACGTGTCGCTGTTTTCCATTGGCTGCTCAGTGGGCTGGCTAACCTGAGTAATGTGGTCGTAGGCGAAGCTCGAGGAGCTCTCGACGTCGTAGTAACGACCATCCTCCAGAGAACTATGGGAGCTAATGATAACAGGTTGGCTACCACCGGGGAGCTTCACCGTCGTGAACTGTTCCTCGTTGTACTTTTGGAACGCAGGTCCAAGCTCGTTCAGCAGATTAGGGGTCGAGCTAGTAAGGGCCTTGATGTCTGAAAGCTCGGAATCGTTAGAAAGTAGGGTCGCGATCCAAGTTCGAAGGGGAATATCGTGCCTGCAACAACATCGGCGAGCTGTACGTCAACATGTCAGCATACGCAATTCGGCTCGTTGGTGTCGGTGTAGGATGCGCACCTCGCCAGGGGGAGCTCCCTCAACGAAGGAGGACACAATCTCCTTGTGCGACGCCATGGTTCCGTGCTCTAATggtaattaaaaaaaaatagacaGGATTAAAAAGGTTTCTCGGCGTTGTTTACTTGTGGGTTGGTTGATTCGTTGTATATTAGTTGGTGAAGCTGGTATCGATC
Coding sequences:
- a CDS encoding F-actin-capping protein subunit alpha, encoding MASHKEIVSSFVEGAPPGELADVVADIKALTSSTPNLLNELGPAFQKYNEEQFTTVKLPGGSQPVIISSHSSLEDGRYYDVESSSSFAYDHITQKASDVQSHVLEGEQTDLVKSTVKGLSAYVKEHFPNAAYGAYPIENDTKVAVVIVANKYSPNNFWNGRWRSLYIYDPSNNSIEGSIKVDVHYYEDGNVRLLTNKTVTATVSSGTGSGIAKEISVNEKKYQEELNKSFTSLSEGAFKGLRRQLPVTRQKIEWDKVASYRLGQDIGGGSSRR